From Deltaproteobacteria bacterium, the proteins below share one genomic window:
- the dut gene encoding dUTP diphosphatase: MTAAVTIAVKRLRSQAADLPLPAYATASAAGMDLFADVTDAVLIAPGERALIPTGIAIALPAGYEAQIRPRSGLALRHGITLLNSPGTIDADYRGEIAVVMVNHGRDPYTVSRGDRVAQMIVAPVCRASWQEVRELEQTGRGDGGFGHTGA; the protein is encoded by the coding sequence GTGACCGCAGCTGTCACCATCGCCGTCAAGCGCCTGCGCTCTCAGGCCGCTGACCTGCCGCTGCCCGCGTATGCGACGGCGTCTGCGGCCGGCATGGATCTGTTTGCCGACGTGACCGATGCGGTTCTCATCGCGCCGGGTGAGCGGGCGTTGATTCCCACCGGCATCGCGATTGCGCTGCCGGCCGGCTACGAGGCGCAAATCCGCCCCCGTAGCGGCCTGGCGCTGCGCCATGGGATCACGCTACTCAACTCGCCGGGTACGATCGATGCCGACTATCGCGGTGAAATCGCCGTGGTGATGGTCAACCACGGCCGCGACCCCTACACCGTCAGCCGCGGCGACCGCGTCGCCCAGATGATCGTCGCGCCGGTGTGCCGGGCAAGCTGGCAAGAAGTGCGCGAACTCGAGCAGACCGGCCGCGGGGATGGCGGGTTCGGACACACCGGGGCCTGA
- the purS gene encoding phosphoribosylformylglycinamidine synthase subunit PurS encodes MLAKVYVTLKPGVLDPAGKAIEHSLHALGFAQVQGVRLGKYFEVQLAADTCAGAEEQVDQMCRKLLANGVIEDYRFELQD; translated from the coding sequence GTGCTCGCCAAGGTGTACGTAACTTTGAAACCTGGAGTCCTGGATCCGGCCGGCAAGGCCATCGAGCACTCGTTGCATGCCCTCGGCTTCGCTCAGGTGCAAGGCGTGCGGCTGGGCAAGTACTTCGAGGTTCAGCTCGCCGCCGACACCTGCGCTGGTGCCGAAGAGCAGGTTGACCAGATGTGCCGCAAGTTGCTCGCCAACGGCGTGATCGAAGACTACCGCTTCGAATTGCAGGACTGA
- the purQ gene encoding phosphoribosylformylglycinamidine synthase subunit PurQ gives MRWGVVTFPGSLDDHDTRYALEHVLGQTAVALWHKDRDLQGVDCVVLPGGFSYGDYLRCGAIARFSPVMESVAAFAREGGLVLGICNGFQILCEAGLLPGALMRNRDLSFVCEHVHVRVESAAAPFTQTCKPGDLLALPIKHGEGCYVADPDTLQAIEDNGQVLLRYVDANGRASESANPNGSLHHIAGLTNRQRNVFGLMPHPEHAVEKALGSDDGARLFRSVTAAVAAGRTQARASVAPGH, from the coding sequence ATGCGCTGGGGTGTAGTGACCTTTCCTGGCTCGCTCGACGACCACGACACGCGCTATGCGCTCGAGCATGTGCTCGGGCAGACCGCGGTGGCGCTGTGGCACAAGGACCGTGACCTCCAGGGCGTCGATTGCGTCGTGTTGCCCGGCGGCTTTTCTTACGGCGACTACTTGCGCTGCGGCGCCATTGCCCGCTTCTCGCCGGTGATGGAGAGCGTGGCCGCCTTTGCGCGCGAGGGCGGTTTGGTGTTGGGCATCTGCAACGGCTTCCAAATTCTTTGCGAAGCCGGCTTGCTGCCCGGGGCCCTGATGCGCAACCGCGACCTCAGCTTTGTCTGCGAGCACGTCCACGTGCGCGTGGAAAGCGCCGCCGCACCTTTCACCCAGACGTGCAAGCCTGGGGACCTTTTGGCCCTCCCGATCAAGCACGGCGAGGGCTGCTACGTTGCCGACCCCGACACGCTGCAGGCGATCGAAGACAACGGCCAGGTGCTGTTGCGCTACGTCGACGCCAACGGGCGCGCCAGCGAGAGCGCCAATCCCAACGGCTCACTGCATCACATCGCCGGCCTGACCAACCGCCAGCGCAACGTGTTCGGACTGATGCCGCATCCCGAACACGCGGTGGAAAAGGCGCTCGGCAGCGACGACGGTGCCAGGCTGTTTCGCTCAGTGACCGCAGCCGTGGCAGCAGGCCGCACCCAGGCACGAGCCTCGGTGGCGCCGGGACACTGA